One genomic window of Bradyrhizobium sp. CCGE-LA001 includes the following:
- a CDS encoding metal-dependent hydrolase family protein: MLIWRKARSRVATLLGLAGAILGLPSPSPAQHDSAVLFRNVRIFDGKSGLLSGPSSVLVRNKVIEKISSGDLTASNQIIDGAGRVLMPGLIDAHWHTMLVRPTPMAALAGDIGYNNLLAAAEATATLMRGFTTVRDMGGPSFGLKQAIDEDLVVGPRIYPSGAIITVTSGHGDFRQLSDLPRTIGGMLSRMERIGGSMVADSPDEVRVRAREQLMQGASQVKLTAGGGVASPFSPLDVSTFTEPELRAAVEAADNWGTYVVTHAYTPVAIQRSIAAGVRCIEHGHLMDEASAKLIAEKGIWLSTQPFLDLSAAAGLGPAEQDKLRQVVAGTDRVYALAKKYRIKTAFGTDVLFSKELADEQGSMLAALTRWYTPAEALTMATSTNAELLSLSGPRNPYPGRLGVVEEGALADLLLVDGNPLDDIRIIQDPAKNFVVIMKDGRIYKNTLAH; encoded by the coding sequence ATGTTGATCTGGAGGAAAGCGCGCTCGCGTGTCGCCACGCTGCTTGGCCTTGCCGGCGCGATCTTAGGGCTGCCGTCACCGTCACCGGCGCAGCACGATTCCGCAGTGCTGTTCCGGAACGTCCGGATTTTCGATGGCAAGAGTGGCTTGCTCTCCGGGCCGTCCAGCGTCCTGGTCCGGAACAAGGTTATCGAGAAGATCTCGTCCGGCGACCTGACCGCCTCCAATCAGATCATCGACGGCGCGGGCCGCGTGTTGATGCCCGGGCTGATCGACGCGCATTGGCATACGATGCTGGTGCGTCCGACGCCGATGGCTGCGCTTGCGGGCGATATCGGTTACAACAATCTGCTTGCGGCGGCTGAGGCGACCGCGACGCTGATGCGCGGCTTCACCACCGTGCGCGACATGGGCGGGCCGAGCTTCGGGCTCAAGCAGGCCATCGACGAGGACCTTGTCGTCGGTCCCCGCATCTATCCGTCCGGCGCCATCATCACCGTCACCAGCGGTCACGGCGACTTCCGGCAGCTCTCCGATCTGCCGCGCACCATCGGCGGCATGCTCAGCCGCATGGAGCGGATCGGCGGCAGCATGGTTGCTGACAGCCCCGATGAGGTCCGCGTGCGCGCGCGCGAGCAGCTCATGCAGGGCGCTTCGCAGGTCAAGCTCACCGCGGGCGGCGGCGTCGCGTCGCCCTTCAGTCCGCTCGATGTCTCCACCTTCACCGAGCCGGAGCTGCGCGCGGCGGTCGAGGCCGCCGACAATTGGGGCACCTATGTCGTCACGCACGCTTACACGCCGGTCGCGATTCAGCGCTCGATCGCGGCCGGCGTCAGATGCATCGAGCACGGCCATCTCATGGACGAGGCGAGCGCGAAGCTGATCGCCGAGAAGGGAATCTGGCTCAGCACGCAGCCGTTCCTGGATCTGTCCGCCGCGGCTGGGTTGGGACCAGCGGAGCAGGATAAGCTGCGGCAGGTGGTTGCCGGCACCGACCGTGTCTATGCGCTGGCGAAAAAGTACCGCATCAAGACCGCGTTCGGCACCGACGTGCTGTTCTCGAAGGAGCTGGCGGACGAGCAGGGCTCGATGCTGGCCGCGTTGACGCGCTGGTACACGCCGGCCGAAGCGCTGACCATGGCAACGTCCACGAACGCGGAACTGCTGAGCCTCTCGGGCCCGCGAAATCCATACCCCGGCCGGCTCGGCGTGGTGGAGGAAGGCGCACTCGCGGACCTCTTGCTGGTTGACGGTAACCCGCTCGACGACATCAGGATCATCCAGGATCCCGCGAAGAATTTCGTGGTGATCATGAAGGATGGCAGGATCTACAAGAACACGCTCGCGCACTGA
- a CDS encoding MFS transporter, translated as MATTQTMSMGTVHQEERASWVPMIAIALGQMIMSFNVASLPVAMGGMVASFGVAPTTVATGIVAYSMLVAGFVMLGAKLAQRFGALQVFRGAVVLFFVSQLMMTFSPSAAVMISAQALCGAAGSVIVPSLVALIAENYAGRQQATALGALGSARAAAGVLAFVVGGVLGTYIGWRPAFGILIAASAIVFLMSFRLKPDRGRPDVQIDLVGVALAASAIILISFGFNNLNGWGLAVATPNAPFDLLGFSPAPVMIVLGVVLGQAFLLWTHRRQAAGKTPLLALEVIDSPEERCAVFALFAVVALEAALNFTVPLYIQIVQGRSPLATAIAMMPFNLTVFFSAMLIVNVYERLTPRQIGRYGFALCTIALVWLAFVVRNDWSEIPVLFGLILFGIGQGSLVTLLFNVLVTASPKALAGDVGSLRGTTQNLAAAVGTAVAGALLVGLLSTIALGKITASPVLTPELQAQVDLDNITFVSNDRLRSVLEGTRASPEQVGEAVRVNTEARLRALKIGLLIMAGLSLIAIIPAGRLPAYLPGEIPSDEAAAKT; from the coding sequence ATGGCGACCACGCAGACAATGTCGATGGGCACCGTCCACCAGGAAGAGCGTGCATCCTGGGTTCCCATGATCGCAATCGCGCTCGGCCAGATGATCATGTCGTTCAACGTGGCTTCGCTGCCGGTGGCCATGGGCGGCATGGTCGCCAGCTTTGGCGTCGCACCCACCACGGTCGCGACGGGTATCGTCGCCTATTCGATGCTGGTAGCCGGTTTCGTCATGCTCGGCGCCAAGCTCGCCCAGCGCTTTGGCGCGTTGCAGGTGTTCCGCGGCGCCGTCGTGCTGTTTTTCGTCTCACAGCTCATGATGACGTTCAGCCCGTCGGCCGCCGTCATGATCTCGGCGCAGGCGCTGTGCGGCGCCGCAGGTTCGGTCATCGTGCCCTCGCTGGTCGCTCTGATCGCAGAGAATTATGCCGGTCGCCAGCAGGCAACGGCGCTCGGCGCGCTTGGCTCGGCCCGCGCGGCAGCCGGCGTGCTCGCCTTCGTGGTCGGCGGCGTGCTTGGAACGTATATCGGCTGGCGACCGGCATTCGGCATTCTGATCGCTGCGTCCGCGATCGTGTTCCTGATGAGCTTCCGCCTGAAGCCCGATCGCGGCCGCCCCGATGTGCAGATCGATCTCGTCGGCGTGGCGCTCGCCGCGAGCGCGATCATCCTGATCAGCTTCGGCTTCAATAATCTGAACGGCTGGGGTCTCGCGGTGGCGACGCCGAACGCGCCGTTCGATCTGCTCGGGTTCTCACCTGCACCGGTCATGATCGTGCTCGGGGTCGTGCTCGGGCAGGCGTTTCTGCTGTGGACGCACCGGCGGCAGGCCGCCGGCAAGACGCCGCTGCTGGCGCTGGAGGTGATCGATTCGCCGGAGGAGCGCTGCGCGGTCTTCGCGCTATTTGCCGTGGTCGCGCTGGAAGCTGCGTTGAACTTCACGGTGCCGCTCTACATCCAGATCGTGCAGGGGCGTTCGCCGCTTGCCACGGCAATCGCAATGATGCCTTTCAACCTCACTGTCTTCTTCTCGGCGATGCTGATCGTCAACGTCTACGAACGGCTGACGCCACGCCAGATCGGCCGCTATGGCTTTGCGCTTTGCACCATCGCGCTGGTCTGGCTCGCCTTCGTCGTGCGCAACGACTGGAGCGAGATTCCGGTTCTGTTCGGGCTCATCCTGTTCGGCATCGGCCAGGGCTCCCTGGTGACGCTGCTGTTCAATGTGCTGGTGACGGCCTCTCCAAAAGCGCTCGCTGGCGATGTCGGCTCCCTGCGTGGCACGACGCAAAACCTTGCCGCCGCAGTCGGGACCGCAGTGGCCGGTGCCCTTCTGGTCGGTCTCCTCAGTACCATCGCGCTCGGCAAGATCACGGCAAGCCCGGTCCTCACCCCCGAGCTTCAGGCCCAGGTCGATCTCGACAACATCACCTTCGTCAGCAACGACCGCCTGCGTAGCGTCCTGGAAGGCACACGCGCATCGCCGGAGCAGGTCGGGGAAGCCGTGCGTGTCAACACCGAGGCGCGCCTGCGTGCGCTCAAGATTGGGCTCCTCATCATGGCGGGTCTCTCGCTGATCGCAATCATCCCGGCGGGGCGGCTTCCAGCCTATCTGCCGGGCGAGATTCCGAGTGATGAGGCCGCCGCGAAGACCTGA
- a CDS encoding HdeD family acid-resistance protein — protein MTTYDHSAPIGATGLPQPPRWICVLLGLFMAFAGLMVLGDIAFFTVVSALFIGWMAIAAGAFEIFHAFWTKGWGGFVWQIILGILYIAFGIILVSQPLTGALLLTYVLGIALLVSGLVRILIGIGRWKQGGGIMVASGLFGVLAGLVILTGFPMTGLWVLGLLLGIDLLSHGIGWLTFAWLPVAKPA, from the coding sequence ATGACGACTTACGACCACAGCGCGCCGATCGGCGCGACCGGGCTGCCGCAGCCACCGCGCTGGATCTGTGTGCTGCTGGGTCTCTTCATGGCGTTCGCCGGGCTGATGGTGCTGGGCGATATCGCGTTCTTCACCGTGGTCAGTGCGCTCTTCATCGGCTGGATGGCCATCGCCGCCGGCGCGTTCGAAATCTTTCACGCGTTCTGGACCAAAGGCTGGGGCGGCTTCGTCTGGCAGATCATACTCGGCATCCTCTACATTGCCTTCGGCATCATACTGGTCAGCCAGCCGCTGACGGGAGCGCTCCTGCTCACCTACGTGCTTGGCATTGCACTGCTGGTCTCGGGGCTCGTGCGCATCCTGATCGGGATCGGCAGGTGGAAGCAGGGAGGCGGGATCATGGTCGCCTCCGGGCTGTTCGGCGTTTTGGCCGGTCTCGTCATCCTCACCGGCTTTCCAATGACCGGGCTCTGGGTGCTGGGCTTGCTGCTGGGCATCGACCTTCTGTCCCACGGCATCGGATGGCTGACTTTTGCGTGGCTTCCTGTAGCCAAGCCTGCATAG
- a CDS encoding CYTH and CHAD domain-containing protein → MLKSDAAPLRKTPSAQDANPVPKDNKRTQVAAGFPRQIEDSAEPANVESGVIEQTPSQDATPPSTRSAATAKPAGEIELKLIVDADRMAHFNAAPVIAAHARNKGSRKHLKSVYYDTPERTLRRNGLSLRVRQSGARFVQTVKTDAADDPLRRGEWEASVPSLAPDLALAMPFVPEKLRGVLEAQPLEAVFTADIHRHARIVDLPSGTVEVAFDRGELAAGDRSMPVSEIELELKDGSASTIYEIALRLAEHGVMKPSIRSKSARGFDLAAGVPPTARRPRKLRLDPSVTLDDAFATILRSCFLHLLQSLPGAEDGRNPEGVHQLRVALRRLRSALDLMRSVGTLSNLDAVRSEAKWLAQDLSAARDWDVFQLETLPTIAKACPSVAGFDALGRAAAQRQSAAYRKAHHALADRRCALFLLGLGNWVEARGWRSDVPAEDLGRLAEPAVNFAQRILSEQYAKLLKRGRRFKSLSVEQLHRVRLATKRLRYLSEFLLPLYEDRKFTKRFSRRLAALQEELGAFNDMAVTASLLDGLDTEPDSAVAAAAIAGWQARASIDVQPSLHGTWRDFTAARVPWAAQG, encoded by the coding sequence ATGCTGAAATCAGACGCCGCGCCGCTTCGCAAGACACCGAGCGCGCAAGACGCCAATCCTGTTCCCAAGGACAACAAGAGAACGCAAGTCGCTGCGGGCTTCCCGAGGCAAATTGAGGACAGCGCGGAACCCGCGAACGTCGAGAGCGGTGTGATTGAACAGACGCCATCGCAAGACGCGACGCCTCCGTCAACTCGGTCGGCCGCCACCGCAAAGCCCGCCGGCGAAATCGAGCTCAAGCTCATCGTCGATGCCGATCGCATGGCGCATTTCAACGCCGCGCCAGTCATCGCGGCGCATGCGCGCAACAAGGGCTCGCGGAAGCATCTGAAGTCCGTCTATTACGACACGCCCGAGCGGACGCTTCGGCGCAATGGCCTCAGCCTGCGGGTACGCCAGAGCGGGGCGCGCTTCGTGCAGACCGTGAAGACCGATGCCGCGGATGATCCGCTGCGTCGTGGCGAGTGGGAGGCGAGCGTGCCTTCGCTCGCGCCCGATCTTGCTTTGGCGATGCCCTTCGTCCCGGAGAAACTTCGCGGCGTTCTCGAAGCGCAGCCGCTCGAAGCCGTCTTCACCGCCGATATCCATCGCCACGCCCGGATCGTCGATTTGCCGTCGGGAACGGTGGAGGTCGCCTTCGACCGTGGCGAGCTGGCAGCCGGCGATCGGTCGATGCCGGTGAGCGAGATCGAGCTGGAGCTCAAGGATGGTAGCGCGAGCACGATCTACGAGATCGCGTTGCGGCTGGCCGAGCACGGGGTGATGAAGCCGTCCATCCGCAGCAAGTCGGCGCGCGGCTTCGATCTCGCAGCGGGCGTGCCGCCGACGGCCCGCCGTCCGCGAAAACTTCGCCTCGATCCTTCAGTCACGCTCGACGACGCCTTCGCGACGATCCTGCGCTCCTGCTTCCTGCATCTGCTGCAGTCGCTGCCGGGAGCAGAGGACGGCCGCAATCCGGAGGGCGTGCATCAGCTCCGCGTCGCGCTGCGTCGGCTCCGGTCGGCGCTGGACCTGATGCGATCGGTCGGCACGCTCAGCAATCTCGATGCGGTGCGCTCGGAAGCCAAATGGCTGGCGCAGGATCTGTCCGCTGCGCGCGATTGGGACGTGTTCCAGCTCGAAACCCTGCCGACGATCGCGAAGGCCTGTCCTTCCGTCGCCGGCTTCGATGCGCTCGGCCGTGCTGCGGCCCAGCGGCAGTCCGCCGCCTATCGCAAGGCGCATCATGCGCTCGCCGATCGCCGCTGTGCACTGTTCCTGCTCGGCCTCGGCAACTGGGTCGAGGCACGGGGCTGGCGCAGCGATGTCCCTGCCGAAGATCTCGGCCGGCTCGCCGAGCCCGCGGTCAATTTTGCGCAGCGTATCCTGTCGGAGCAATATGCGAAGCTGCTCAAGCGGGGCCGCCGTTTCAAATCGCTTTCCGTAGAACAGCTGCATCGGGTGCGGCTCGCGACCAAGCGGCTGCGCTATCTCAGCGAGTTCCTGCTGCCGCTGTACGAGGATCGCAAATTTACCAAGCGCTTCTCGCGCCGGCTCGCCGCTCTGCAGGAGGAGCTCGGCGCCTTCAACGACATGGCGGTCACGGCATCGCTGCTCGATGGGCTCGATACCGAGCCCGACAGCGCCGTCGCCGCCGCTGCCATCGCCGGCTGGCAGGCGCGTGCCTCGATCGACGTCCAGCCGTCATTGCACGGCACGTGGCGTGATTTCACCGCCGCGCGGGTGCCGTGGGCGGCACAGGGCTGA
- the glsA gene encoding glutaminase A, giving the protein MARPLADERETAYVSTGHLPGPETVQALVAEAQRRFQSNRDGTNSQVYPALARVPSELFGVCVVGTSGRVYGAGEIDYEFSIMSVSKPFVFALVCETIGPEQARTRLGANATGLPFNSLAAIEQGSGRTNPMVNAGAIATTSLTPGANAAARWEFIHDGLSRFAGRKLPLNEEVYASASETNFRNRSIARLLESYDRIYCDAKEATDLYTRQCSLNVTARDLAVMGATLADGGVNPVTRQRVVDASVCHYALAVMITAGLYETSGDWLYDIGLPGKSGIGGGIVAVSPGKGGFGTFAPPLDAAGNSVRGQLAAKFLSQRLGMDLFVSKPEE; this is encoded by the coding sequence ATGGCGCGACCTCTGGCTGACGAACGAGAGACAGCTTACGTCTCGACTGGCCATCTGCCTGGTCCGGAAACGGTGCAGGCACTGGTGGCCGAGGCGCAGCGGCGCTTTCAATCAAACCGTGATGGGACCAATTCGCAGGTGTATCCCGCGCTCGCGCGCGTGCCCAGCGAGTTGTTCGGCGTCTGTGTCGTCGGAACCAGCGGGCGGGTCTATGGCGCCGGCGAAATCGACTACGAATTTTCAATCATGAGCGTGTCAAAGCCGTTCGTGTTCGCGCTGGTTTGCGAGACCATCGGACCGGAGCAGGCGCGCACCAGACTCGGCGCGAATGCGACCGGGCTTCCGTTCAATTCGCTTGCGGCCATCGAGCAGGGCAGCGGCCGCACCAATCCCATGGTGAATGCTGGTGCAATTGCGACCACCAGCCTCACGCCCGGAGCCAATGCCGCGGCGCGGTGGGAGTTCATTCATGACGGCCTGTCGCGCTTTGCCGGTCGTAAGCTGCCGCTCAATGAAGAGGTCTACGCATCGGCATCGGAGACCAATTTCCGCAACCGCAGCATTGCGCGGTTGCTGGAGAGCTATGACCGCATTTATTGCGACGCAAAGGAAGCGACGGACCTCTACACGAGGCAGTGCTCGCTCAACGTGACCGCCCGTGACCTCGCCGTGATGGGCGCGACACTGGCCGATGGTGGCGTCAATCCGGTAACCAGGCAGCGCGTGGTCGACGCTTCGGTCTGCCATTATGCGCTCGCCGTCATGATCACAGCCGGGCTCTACGAGACCTCGGGCGACTGGCTCTACGACATCGGCCTGCCTGGCAAGAGCGGGATCGGCGGCGGCATCGTCGCGGTATCTCCGGGCAAGGGCGGCTTCGGCACTTTCGCACCGCCGCTCGATGCCGCCGGCAACAGCGTGCGGGGACAGCTCGCAGCAAAGTTCCTGTCGCAGCGGCTGGGAATGGATCTGTTCGTGTCGAAACCGGAAGAATGA